From one Streptococcus oralis genomic stretch:
- the rpmB gene encoding 50S ribosomal protein L28, with protein MAKVCYFTGRKTVSGNNRSHAMNQTKRAVKPNLQKVTVLIDGKPKKVWASARALKSGKVERV; from the coding sequence ATGGCTAAAGTATGTTACTTTACAGGTCGTAAGACTGTATCAGGAAACAACCGTTCACACGCGATGAACCAAACAAAACGTGCCGTAAAACCAAACCTTCAAAAAGTTACGGTTCTTATCGATGGTAAACCTAAAAAAGTTTGGGCTTCAGCTCGTGCTTTGAAATCAGGTAAAGTTGAACGCGTTTAA
- a CDS encoding DAK2 domain-containing protein, with product MSKITTSLFQEMVQAASTRLNKQAEYVNSLNVFPVPDGDTGTNMGMTIENGAKEVADKPASTVGEVASILAKGLLMGARGNSGVITSQLFRGFSQAIKEKDELTGQDLALAFQSGVEVAYKAVMKPVEGTILTVSRGAAIGAKKKAEQTDDAVEVMRAALEGAKAALAKTPEMLPVLKEVGVVDSGGQGLVFIYEGFLSALTGEYSASEDFVATPANMSEMINAEHHKSVAGHVATEDITFGYCTEIMVALKQGPTYSKDFDYDEFRNYLNDLGDSLLVVNDDEIVKVHVHTEDPGLVMQEGLKYGSLIKVKVDNMRNQHEAQVEKEATQGNKPAETKEYALIAVVAGQGLADIFRAQGVDYVIEGGQTMNPSTEDFIKAVEQVNARNIIFLPNNKNIFMAAQSAAEVLEQPAVVVEARTIPQGLTSLLAFDPSKSIEENKERMTAALGDVISGSVTTAVRDTTIDGLAIHENDNLGMVDGKILVSNPDMHQTLTETLKHMLDEDSEIVTFYVGEDGSEELANEIAQEIAEEFEDVEVEIHQGQQPVYPYLFSVE from the coding sequence GTGTCAAAAATTACTACCAGTTTATTCCAAGAGATGGTGCAAGCTGCATCAACTCGTTTGAATAAGCAAGCAGAATATGTCAATTCATTGAACGTCTTTCCAGTTCCAGATGGAGATACTGGGACAAACATGGGAATGACCATTGAAAATGGTGCGAAAGAAGTAGCAGACAAGCCTGCTTCTACAGTTGGAGAAGTAGCGAGTATTCTTGCCAAAGGGCTCTTGATGGGTGCGCGTGGGAACTCAGGGGTTATCACTTCTCAGCTCTTCCGTGGCTTCTCTCAGGCTATCAAGGAAAAAGATGAATTAACAGGTCAAGACTTGGCTCTTGCCTTCCAATCCGGTGTCGAAGTAGCTTATAAAGCGGTTATGAAACCAGTTGAAGGGACCATTTTGACTGTTTCTCGTGGAGCGGCTATTGGTGCCAAGAAAAAAGCGGAGCAAACAGATGATGCTGTTGAGGTCATGCGTGCAGCCTTGGAAGGCGCAAAAGCAGCTTTGGCTAAGACACCAGAAATGCTTCCAGTCCTTAAGGAAGTTGGTGTGGTAGACTCAGGTGGTCAAGGTTTGGTCTTCATCTACGAAGGATTCCTTTCAGCTCTTACTGGTGAATACAGTGCTTCTGAAGACTTTGTAGCTACTCCTGCCAACATGAGTGAAATGATTAATGCAGAGCACCACAAGTCTGTAGCAGGTCATGTGGCAACTGAGGATATTACCTTCGGTTACTGTACGGAGATCATGGTAGCCCTCAAACAAGGTCCAACTTATTCTAAGGACTTTGACTACGATGAATTCCGTAACTACTTGAATGACTTAGGCGACTCACTGCTTGTTGTCAACGATGATGAGATTGTCAAAGTTCACGTCCATACAGAAGATCCAGGTCTTGTCATGCAAGAAGGTCTCAAATATGGTAGCTTGATCAAGGTAAAAGTGGACAACATGCGTAACCAACACGAAGCGCAAGTTGAAAAAGAAGCAACTCAAGGCAACAAGCCTGCTGAAACAAAAGAGTATGCCCTTATCGCAGTAGTAGCTGGTCAAGGTTTAGCAGATATCTTCCGTGCCCAAGGTGTGGATTATGTTATCGAAGGTGGTCAGACAATGAACCCTTCAACAGAAGACTTTATCAAGGCTGTTGAACAGGTCAATGCTCGCAACATTATCTTCTTGCCAAACAACAAAAATATCTTTATGGCAGCTCAGTCTGCGGCTGAAGTGCTTGAACAACCTGCTGTTGTGGTAGAAGCACGTACAATTCCTCAAGGGTTGACCAGCCTTCTTGCCTTTGATCCAAGCAAATCAATCGAAGAAAACAAAGAGCGCATGACTGCGGCCCTTGGTGATGTCATCAGCGGTAGTGTAACAACAGCCGTTCGTGATACAACTATCGATGGATTAGCAATTCATGAAAATGATAATCTGGGTATGGTCGATGGGAAAATCCTCGTGTCAAATCCTGACATGCACCAAACCTTGACAGAAACTTTGAAACATATGTTGGACGAAGATAGTGAAATCGTAACCTTCTATGTCGGTGAAGACGGAAGCGAAGAACTTGCCAATGAAATTGCCCAAGAAATCGCAGAAGAATTTGAAGATGTTGAAGTAGAGATTCACCAAGGTCAACAACCCGTATATCCATATCTTTTCAGTGTGGAATAA
- a CDS encoding ABC transporter ATP-binding protein, with the protein MENKKVSVWKQCKPYMAGLQLPLLLAVVAAVISSIITVYGPTKIKEITNLISDGLMTGIDLEAVSSIASFLVILYVFGAILNYTQAYIFSTSIQHFSKRLRTAIAEKINRLPLGYFDRHSQGDTLSRVTNDVDTAAQSLNQSLGTVLSASFLLIAVLVTMFGMNWILALVTVVSTLVGFAAVSVIMAKSQGYFKAQQNNLAAVNGYVEEMYSGHNVVTSYNAVDTSKARFAGLNQDLHDSIWKSQFISGIMMPAMFFVGNFSYVLVIIVGAALALEGHITIGIIVAFMVYVRTFSQPLSQIAQGITSLQQASAAMTRVLEFLAEAEMQDESHKERQLAHMKGEVVFDHVSFGYTPERTIIHDFSATAHAGQKVAIVGPTGAGKTTIVNLLMKFYEIDKGSIRIDGVDTKDMKRSEVHDAFSMVLQDTWLFEGTIRENLIYNQTDISDERMMEASKAVGIHHFIMTLPDGYDTVLDDTVTLSVGQKQLLTIARALLKDAPLLILDEATSSVDTRTEELIQKAMDRLMEGRTSFVIAHRLSTIRNADLILVMKDGNIIEQGNHEELMGQAGFYADLYNSQFTEDQAEE; encoded by the coding sequence ATGGAAAATAAAAAAGTGTCGGTCTGGAAACAGTGCAAACCTTATATGGCAGGCCTCCAACTCCCTCTCCTACTAGCAGTTGTGGCTGCAGTCATTTCAAGCATCATTACCGTTTATGGTCCAACTAAGATTAAAGAAATTACAAACTTGATTTCAGATGGTTTGATGACTGGAATTGATTTAGAGGCTGTGTCAAGTATTGCTAGCTTTTTAGTGATTCTCTATGTATTTGGCGCCATCCTTAACTATACACAGGCCTATATCTTTTCAACGAGCATTCAGCATTTTTCAAAACGCTTGCGGACAGCAATCGCTGAAAAAATCAATCGTTTGCCACTTGGCTATTTTGACCGTCATTCACAAGGAGATACCCTTTCGCGCGTGACCAATGATGTGGATACAGCAGCGCAATCTCTCAACCAAAGTCTAGGGACAGTTCTTTCAGCTAGTTTCTTGTTGATTGCTGTCTTGGTGACCATGTTTGGGATGAACTGGATTTTGGCATTGGTAACAGTTGTATCAACCCTTGTTGGTTTTGCGGCGGTTTCTGTAATCATGGCCAAGTCACAGGGTTATTTTAAAGCTCAGCAAAATAATCTAGCAGCCGTCAATGGTTATGTGGAAGAGATGTACTCTGGCCATAATGTAGTGACCAGCTACAACGCAGTGGACACCTCCAAAGCGAGATTTGCAGGGTTAAACCAAGACTTGCATGACAGTATCTGGAAATCTCAGTTTATCTCTGGTATCATGATGCCAGCCATGTTCTTTGTTGGGAACTTTAGTTATGTCTTAGTCATCATCGTTGGGGCCGCGCTGGCGTTAGAAGGGCATATCACTATAGGGATTATTGTAGCCTTTATGGTTTACGTACGGACCTTCTCTCAACCTCTGTCACAGATTGCCCAAGGGATTACGAGCTTGCAACAAGCGAGTGCAGCCATGACTCGTGTATTAGAATTTCTAGCTGAAGCTGAGATGCAGGATGAATCTCATAAGGAAAGACAATTGGCCCATATGAAAGGGGAAGTAGTCTTTGATCATGTGTCCTTTGGCTATACACCAGAGCGCACCATCATCCATGACTTTTCTGCGACGGCTCATGCAGGTCAAAAGGTCGCAATCGTTGGACCGACTGGAGCTGGTAAGACAACCATTGTCAATCTTTTGATGAAGTTCTATGAGATAGATAAGGGAAGTATCCGCATCGATGGCGTGGATACCAAGGATATGAAGCGTTCGGAAGTACACGATGCCTTTTCAATGGTCTTGCAGGATACCTGGCTCTTTGAAGGAACGATTCGAGAGAACCTGATATATAATCAGACAGACATCAGTGATGAACGAATGATGGAAGCCAGCAAGGCTGTGGGAATCCACCACTTTATCATGACTTTGCCAGACGGTTACGACACCGTTTTGGATGACACTGTGACCTTGTCTGTTGGGCAAAAACAACTCTTGACCATTGCTCGTGCTTTGCTGAAGGATGCACCGCTCTTGATTTTGGATGAAGCGACATCCTCAGTTGACACACGTACAGAGGAGTTGATTCAAAAAGCCATGGACCGTTTGATGGAGGGTAGAACCTCCTTTGTCATTGCCCACCGCTTGTCAACCATCCGTAATGCAGATTTGATCTTGGTCATGAAAGATGGTAATATCATCGAGCAAGGAAATCATGAGGAATTGATGGGCCAAGCTGGCTTCTATGCGGATCTCTACAACAGCCAATTCACAGAAGACCAAGCAGAAGAATAA
- a CDS encoding phosphatase PAP2 family protein, whose translation MKNYQEWYRNISSKLTSHPTLLFLLISFNRLMTVAMPLVYLTLLVTTYLQLGLGQKVGVYLLVPATGFVILSLFRKKINHPRPYETWDISPLLEKDSSGQSMPSRHVFSATIISMACLHASLSVGLACLLFSALLGLVRVLGGVHYPKDVLVGYACGLMWGFLFFLF comes from the coding sequence ATGAAAAATTATCAAGAATGGTATAGAAACATTAGCTCCAAACTAACTAGCCATCCAACCCTTTTGTTTCTATTGATTAGTTTTAATCGTTTGATGACAGTAGCTATGCCCCTGGTCTATCTAACCTTGCTAGTCACTACTTACCTGCAGCTAGGACTTGGTCAGAAAGTTGGGGTCTATTTGCTTGTCCCTGCTACAGGCTTTGTAATTTTGTCCCTCTTTCGTAAGAAAATCAATCACCCGCGACCTTATGAAACTTGGGACATCAGTCCCCTTCTTGAAAAGGATAGTTCGGGACAGTCGATGCCCAGTCGCCATGTCTTTTCGGCAACTATCATCTCCATGGCCTGTCTGCATGCTAGTCTATCTGTTGGCTTAGCATGCTTGCTCTTTTCAGCTTTGCTGGGCTTGGTGAGGGTTTTAGGGGGTGTGCATTATCCCAAGGATGTGCTTGTTGGTTACGCTTGTGGTCTCATGTGGGGGTTCCTTTTCTTCCTTTTTTGA
- a CDS encoding LiaF transmembrane domain-containing protein, whose amino-acid sequence MKKKAFGIVLLVLAAWILLQGNFGIPSLDGKIWPLLGIAFFAYKSIESILRRHLTSAVFTGLLALIIANYAYDLLPVTNHSLIWASILVVLGVGYLTHSSKFWNEKKWWYDGKKTVVTDKEVAFGSGTFYKQDQDLVDDQVEVAFGDAKIYYDNAEMLGDFATLNIEVAFGNATVYVPQHWRVDLKVETSFGAAKADAPVAPTNKTLIIRGEVAFGKLGVVYVK is encoded by the coding sequence ATGAAAAAGAAAGCATTTGGTATTGTTTTATTGGTTTTAGCAGCCTGGATCTTGCTGCAAGGGAATTTTGGAATTCCTTCTTTGGATGGCAAGATATGGCCTTTACTAGGTATCGCCTTTTTTGCTTATAAGTCCATTGAGTCTATCCTTAGACGTCATCTCACTTCGGCAGTTTTTACAGGGTTATTAGCGCTCATCATTGCAAATTACGCTTATGACTTGTTACCAGTTACCAATCATTCTCTCATCTGGGCTAGCATCTTGGTGGTACTCGGTGTTGGTTATCTGACGCATTCAAGTAAGTTCTGGAATGAAAAAAAATGGTGGTACGATGGGAAAAAAACAGTCGTCACGGATAAGGAAGTCGCTTTTGGTAGCGGGACCTTCTATAAGCAAGATCAAGATCTCGTAGATGACCAAGTGGAAGTCGCTTTTGGGGATGCTAAAATCTACTATGATAATGCAGAGATGCTAGGTGATTTTGCAACTTTAAATATTGAAGTGGCCTTCGGGAATGCAACTGTCTATGTTCCACAACACTGGCGTGTCGATTTGAAAGTAGAAACCTCCTTTGGTGCAGCTAAGGCAGATGCTCCTGTAGCGCCAACAAACAAAACCTTGATTATCCGTGGGGAAGTCGCTTTTGGTAAACTTGGAGTTGTTTACGTTAAATAA
- a CDS encoding Asp23/Gls24 family envelope stress response protein, with the protein MTVKINTKDGQIELTDEVIATVVGGAATEIFGVVGMASKNALKDNFQALLGKENYSKGVVIKAAEDGSIAVDVYTVLSYGVKISEVSKNIQERVRFSLENQLGITAQTVNVYIQNIKVVGE; encoded by the coding sequence ATGACTGTAAAAATTAATACAAAAGATGGTCAAATCGAACTGACAGATGAAGTGATTGCAACCGTAGTAGGTGGTGCCGCAACTGAGATTTTTGGAGTGGTCGGTATGGCTAGTAAAAATGCCCTCAAAGACAATTTCCAAGCCCTTCTTGGTAAGGAAAATTATTCTAAGGGTGTTGTTATAAAAGCAGCCGAAGATGGTAGCATTGCAGTTGATGTTTATACTGTATTGAGCTACGGAGTAAAGATAAGCGAAGTGTCAAAAAACATTCAAGAGCGTGTTCGTTTTAGTTTAGAAAATCAACTAGGAATTACTGCTCAGACTGTGAATGTCTACATTCAAAATATCAAAGTTGTAGGAGAATAA
- a CDS encoding SspB-related isopeptide-forming adhesin, translating to MAEKTQGHGYFRKKKWAKGLVSGIAVAGIVAFSAGSVLADEAVQPEIENDNNMYATQAGKTTGSQSVAIDNSAVTKAADKAKQAGVVVSETSSIDKGTNTTSSSLEQSKAEIKQDQTKQIKALEETTEKQVQNNEAFKEAQEAIQANNSFVATEKGKHEQSTTVTVTNDGSTATDGTATQNNKATQTAKKVLAGNQQAVSTYLEEKGKYEATVKQATELNQAVEAAAIDLEKKDVTVKVVTRTVSSIAEVEELKKQNDKAIATAKSKVELNKAIMAAYAEKKNASDQVNQDADRKSTDLKNSGVLLTSKTQEVSSADEAKQIGEQNQAAYDKAKQTQAEWQKKYDELRAKTSTEGYIKEVVLQAISVATANPEATVESSAPGAQVTTKGYILSSKGTSGYARILDSTKVLKYEDVGTGWKTEVDYTNLKGLTVSTADGKKHDISRIHRKFEILNQGKTGLNDVYVLNDPTEGFVVARNDGTGVPADYMNFLVTDTYYYNVDGKEVAFKASEKTPATLTYSSLNHNRIGWEGAKAINGTHVEINGSTVSYNKNNGYVRAEGYNDQQDVGHLWDKSDSPYQYKGAALGVFKEGTAFTSEFIQWDGPDNSGGQTFWFALNTKALAPVVGVPATATITKTTVKPVKTEPVSAELVNAKNPAKPTLALKTLSETKNQKLSASYHGYKLQYKPTVRKSVSDTDKTNTDGQTVAKNDTQLYTLNHDNIYANLKKGDKITIIDPLEAGAVPDVAVTKATAEKAGWSVAYDAGKNTYTFTATYEGKRLEAPVITWKPIYDKGFYDNTYKVLVNNYEVFSNTVTNYTPRPPKPVKSVLDHSGKDINGAKTFDRNVTFRLMTDYSSYAKTLASASALGKEFAILDDVQDKAFTVDHSKIKMTAAGKDVKNLFDMYHVLSDAGRTDAINKILKELNLQPKGEFYLWVAKDSKSFYQNYVKPNKNVTVDLPAKLLVKAGDKVENDFKQIDFGNGYQSNLVTVSVPDVKPEKHALDQKNNKKVLDGQEVQIGQYIRYLLDGVTVPAKHDSLFQYDGSDQLDVVHDRYTGKWQGIFKGTEYTAEKDLILPYDVILKDGKVVKAGDKIVKGTAYAFLFEVNQDTNPDFLKKIVAVKWDEKAGKWSYVINQDFLNSLGVKGTFDADFYIEVERISAGKVENTFINTVNLQEMTAKVTTTTPEPPKPEPKEPGKPQPQPSLPNTGTAASMLPVVGMILGLLGLAGFRKHKK from the coding sequence ATGGCAGAAAAAACACAAGGACACGGATATTTCCGTAAGAAAAAATGGGCTAAAGGCCTGGTATCAGGAATTGCAGTTGCAGGTATTGTAGCCTTCTCTGCAGGTTCTGTATTGGCGGATGAAGCAGTTCAGCCTGAAATTGAAAACGACAATAACATGTACGCTACACAAGCTGGTAAAACAACAGGAAGCCAGTCCGTAGCGATTGATAATAGTGCAGTCACAAAGGCTGCTGACAAGGCTAAACAAGCTGGAGTAGTTGTATCTGAGACATCAAGCATTGATAAGGGTACAAATACTACCTCATCAAGTCTTGAACAGTCTAAGGCTGAGATTAAACAAGACCAGACTAAGCAAATAAAGGCACTTGAAGAAACGACTGAAAAACAAGTTCAAAACAATGAAGCCTTTAAGGAAGCGCAGGAAGCCATTCAAGCTAATAATAGCTTTGTGGCCACTGAAAAAGGCAAGCACGAACAATCAACAACTGTTACAGTGACGAATGATGGTTCGACTGCCACAGATGGGACAGCGACTCAAAACAACAAAGCTACTCAAACAGCTAAGAAAGTCTTAGCAGGAAATCAGCAAGCTGTCTCAACCTACCTGGAAGAAAAAGGGAAGTACGAAGCTACTGTCAAACAAGCTACTGAATTAAATCAAGCAGTAGAAGCTGCTGCAATAGATTTGGAGAAAAAGGATGTAACGGTTAAGGTTGTGACACGTACCGTTTCTTCAATCGCAGAAGTAGAAGAATTGAAGAAACAAAATGACAAAGCTATTGCAACTGCAAAAAGCAAAGTGGAGCTTAACAAAGCCATCATGGCTGCCTATGCAGAGAAGAAGAATGCTAGTGATCAAGTTAATCAAGATGCTGATCGTAAATCAACAGATTTGAAAAACTCTGGTGTACTTTTAACCTCTAAAACACAGGAAGTTTCTTCAGCTGATGAAGCGAAGCAAATTGGGGAACAAAACCAAGCAGCTTATGACAAAGCTAAGCAGACCCAAGCGGAATGGCAGAAGAAGTACGATGAGCTTCGAGCTAAGACAAGCACGGAAGGCTACATAAAAGAAGTAGTCTTGCAAGCCATTAGTGTTGCGACAGCAAATCCTGAAGCAACAGTGGAGTCCTCTGCTCCAGGAGCGCAGGTAACTACTAAAGGTTACATTCTCTCATCAAAAGGAACCTCAGGCTATGCTCGTATTCTTGACTCGACTAAAGTCTTGAAATACGAGGATGTTGGCACTGGATGGAAAACAGAAGTTGACTACACTAATCTGAAAGGTTTGACTGTTTCAACTGCAGATGGTAAAAAGCATGATATTTCTCGTATCCATCGAAAATTCGAGATTCTTAATCAAGGGAAGACAGGATTGAATGATGTCTATGTCTTGAATGACCCAACAGAAGGATTCGTAGTAGCTCGTAACGATGGAACCGGTGTACCAGCAGACTACATGAATTTCTTGGTTACGGATACCTACTACTACAACGTGGATGGGAAAGAAGTAGCTTTCAAAGCAAGTGAAAAGACTCCTGCAACCCTGACCTATTCTTCACTCAATCACAATCGTATTGGTTGGGAAGGTGCGAAAGCCATTAACGGAACTCATGTTGAAATTAACGGCTCAACTGTAAGCTATAACAAGAATAATGGTTATGTTCGCGCTGAAGGCTACAACGACCAACAAGATGTGGGGCATCTTTGGGATAAATCTGACTCACCTTACCAATACAAGGGAGCTGCACTTGGTGTCTTTAAGGAAGGGACAGCCTTCACATCCGAATTTATCCAATGGGATGGACCAGATAATTCAGGTGGCCAAACTTTCTGGTTTGCTTTGAATACGAAGGCTTTAGCGCCGGTTGTTGGAGTTCCAGCTACTGCAACCATTACTAAAACAACCGTGAAGCCAGTTAAGACTGAACCTGTATCAGCTGAATTGGTCAATGCGAAAAATCCAGCCAAACCAACCTTGGCGCTTAAAACTCTATCTGAAACTAAAAATCAGAAGTTATCCGCAAGCTATCACGGTTACAAATTGCAGTATAAACCTACTGTCCGCAAGTCTGTATCTGACACAGATAAAACGAATACAGATGGCCAAACAGTTGCTAAAAACGATACGCAGCTCTACACATTGAATCATGACAATATCTATGCGAACCTTAAAAAAGGTGACAAGATTACTATCATTGATCCACTCGAAGCTGGAGCAGTTCCTGATGTAGCTGTGACGAAAGCAACTGCAGAGAAAGCGGGATGGAGCGTTGCCTATGATGCAGGAAAGAATACTTATACCTTTACTGCAACCTACGAAGGGAAGCGCTTAGAAGCTCCTGTGATTACCTGGAAACCAATCTATGACAAGGGCTTCTATGACAACACTTATAAAGTGTTAGTGAATAACTATGAAGTTTTCTCAAATACTGTTACGAACTACACTCCAAGACCTCCAAAACCAGTCAAATCTGTGTTAGATCATTCTGGAAAGGATATCAATGGTGCTAAAACATTTGATCGTAACGTGACCTTCCGCTTGATGACAGACTACAGTTCTTATGCCAAAACTCTTGCTTCAGCGAGCGCACTTGGTAAGGAGTTTGCAATCTTAGATGATGTTCAAGACAAAGCCTTCACAGTTGACCACAGCAAGATCAAGATGACTGCTGCTGGTAAAGACGTGAAAAACCTATTTGACATGTATCATGTACTTTCAGATGCAGGACGTACTGATGCAATCAATAAAATTTTGAAGGAATTGAACTTGCAACCTAAAGGTGAGTTCTATCTCTGGGTAGCCAAGGATTCTAAGAGTTTCTATCAGAACTACGTGAAACCAAATAAGAATGTTACTGTTGATCTTCCAGCCAAACTCTTGGTTAAAGCAGGGGACAAAGTCGAGAATGACTTTAAACAGATTGACTTTGGGAATGGCTATCAATCAAACCTTGTGACTGTCTCAGTTCCTGATGTGAAGCCAGAGAAACATGCCCTGGATCAAAAGAATAATAAGAAAGTCTTGGACGGTCAAGAGGTACAGATTGGCCAATACATCCGCTATCTACTTGATGGCGTAACTGTTCCAGCTAAACATGATAGCCTCTTCCAATATGACGGTAGTGACCAGTTAGATGTGGTTCATGATCGATATACAGGTAAGTGGCAAGGCATTTTCAAGGGTACAGAGTACACAGCTGAGAAAGACCTTATCTTGCCTTATGATGTCATCCTGAAGGATGGTAAAGTAGTCAAAGCTGGTGACAAGATTGTCAAAGGTACAGCTTATGCCTTCTTATTTGAAGTGAACCAGGATACAAATCCTGACTTCCTCAAGAAGATTGTGGCCGTCAAATGGGACGAAAAAGCAGGCAAATGGTCGTATGTTATCAATCAAGACTTCCTAAACTCTCTAGGCGTTAAAGGAACCTTTGATGCAGACTTCTACATCGAGGTAGAACGTATCTCGGCTGGGAAGGTTGAAAATACCTTTATCAATACAGTCAATTTACAAGAGATGACAGCGAAAGTGACAACAACAACGCCAGAACCTCCAAAACCAGAGCCTAAAGAACCAGGCAAGCCACAACCGCAGCCATCACTTCCAAATACAGGAACAGCAGCAAGCATGCTTCCAGTTGTGGGAATGATTTTGGGATTGTTGGGTCTTGCAGGTTTTCGTAAGCATAAAAAATAG
- the rpmB gene encoding 50S ribosomal protein L28, with protein MAKVCYFTGRKTVSGNNRSHAMNQTKRAVKPNLQKVTVLIDGKPKKVWASARALKSGKVERV; from the coding sequence ATGGCTAAAGTATGTTACTTTACAGGTCGTAAGACTGTATCAGGAAACAACCGTTCACACGCGATGAACCAAACAAAACGTGCCGTAAAACCAAACCTTCAAAAAGTTACTGTTCTTATCGATGGAAAACCTAAAAAAGTTTGGGCTTCAGCTCGTGCCTTGAAATCAGGTAAAGTTGAACGCGTTTAA
- a CDS encoding LytTR family DNA-binding domain-containing protein, whose protein sequence is MKLRIEIDGNLEETEIVIKTPALTDEIADLQRLLQESKAPRLTFYKGTGEYYLDLSEILFFETEGSKIYAHTQKEAYEVRLKLYELESILPRYFSRVSKSTIANIRQIYSVDKSFSGTGTISFYQTHKEVHVSRHYQSLLKENLRNMR, encoded by the coding sequence ATGAAGTTACGAATTGAGATTGACGGCAATTTAGAAGAAACTGAAATTGTCATCAAGACACCTGCTTTGACAGATGAAATTGCGGACTTGCAACGGCTTTTGCAAGAGTCAAAGGCTCCGAGGTTGACTTTTTACAAGGGGACAGGTGAATATTATCTAGACCTATCGGAAATCCTCTTCTTTGAGACAGAAGGGAGCAAGATTTACGCTCATACCCAGAAGGAAGCCTATGAAGTTCGCCTCAAGCTCTATGAGTTGGAGTCCATCTTACCTCGCTATTTTAGTCGAGTTTCCAAGTCAACGATCGCAAACATCCGTCAGATTTACTCAGTGGACAAGTCCTTTTCAGGAACGGGCACCATTTCCTTCTATCAGACGCACAAGGAGGTTCATGTCTCACGGCATTACCAATCCCTCCTAAAAGAAAATCTAAGAAACATGAGGTAA